From the Saccharomyces paradoxus chromosome V, complete sequence genome, the window CATTCAGGGGAAAATTGCCAAAGCAACTTCAAAAGGATTGACTTTAAATGACGTTCAATTCGGCGATGGTGGCAAATCTCAAGCTTTCAAAGTGAGGGCATCAAGACTAAAGGATTTAAAGGTTCTAACTGTTGCCTCTCAATCTGGGAAAAGGAAGCAACAAAgacaacagcagcaacaaaGTGATTACAATCAAAATCGTGGTGAACATATTGATTGGCAAGATGACGATGTTAGTAAGATAAAACAACAGGAAGATTTCGatttccaaagaaatttgGGCATGTTTAACAAAAAGGACGTTTTCGCTCAATTAAAGCAAAATGACGATATATTACCGGAAGATAGATTACAGGGACATAACAGAAAGCAACCCCAATCGCAACAAAATAATTATCAAAACGATGAATTGGTCATTCCAGATGCAAAGAAAGATTCATGGAacaaaatttcttcaaaaagtGAGCAAAGCACACACCAATCTCAGCCGCAACAAGATGATCAAGATGATGTAGTGTTGGATGATGACGAACATGAATACGATgttgatgatattgatgatcCCAGATACCTACCAATAACTCAGTCTTTGAACATCACACATTTGATTCACTCCGCAACTAGCTCCCCATCTATAGATGATAAAACTAAAAATACAGTTATAAATGATAAGGATCAGGTACTCGCTAAATTGGGTCAGATGATCATCAGTCAGTCGAGATCTAACTCAACATCCTTACCAGCTGCGAACAAACAAACAACCATCAGATCAAAGAACACTAAGCAGAACATCCCGATGGCTACACCGGTTCAACTACTGGAAATGGAGAGCATTACATCCGAATTCTTTAGTATTAATTCAGCCGTGttattagaaaattttgcaGTAAACTCATCGTTCTTCCTAAAGCAGAAGCTAGGTGGCCGTGCACGTTTACGTCTACAAAATTCTAATCCAGAACCTTTAGTGGTAATATTAGCCTCAGATTCCAACAGATCAGGTGCCAAAGCTTTGGCACTAGGTAGGCATCTTTGCCAAACGGGTCATATCCGTGTTATAACATTATTTACATGCTCTCAAAATGAACTACAGGATTCCATGGTCAAGCAGCAAACGGAGATTTACAAGAAGTGTGGCGGAAAGATTGTCAACAGTGTATCATCACTAGAATCTGCTATGGAAACATTAAATAGCCCTGTAGAAATGGTCATTGATGCCATGCAGGGGTACGACTGTACATTGAGCGATCTGGCAGGCACATCGGAAGTCATTGAAAGCAGAATTAAAAGCATGATATCATGGTGTAATAAACAGCGAGGCTCCACTAAAGTATGGTCTTTGGACATACCAAACGGTTTTGATGCAGGGTCCGGTCTCCCAGATATTTTCTTCCCGGACAGGATTGAAGCCACAGGGATTATTTGTTCTGGCTGGCCTTTGATTGCCATTAACAACTTAATCACAAATTTGCCAAGTCTAGAAGATGCTGTTCTGATTGATATGGGTATCCCACAGGGCGCCTATTCACAGAGAACTTCCTTGCGTAAATTCCAAAACTGTGATCTTTTTGTCACTGACGGGTCTTTACTATTAGACTTGTAAACCAAGAATTACTTTAGTCTAAACTGGATACATACGTAGAAGCTTACAGTAAGGAGGTGAGGGTTTGCAGCAGTAAATACAACGATGTGTTGGCCTTCACAATGACAAAAACtatgaatatataaaagGTAACGGTATAACTGAAAAACAGAATAATTACTCTTTCCCGGGTAATGAGCCCTTAAGGAGGACTcaaaacgaaaagaaaaaaaatacgagtggaaagaaaaaaatgaaccCTTTCCAGTaattgataataatataatcaTTCATTATTAACAATATTAGATATCAATTCAAGGCTGAATAGTACTATCATTGTGATCAACTTTTGGTGTGAGCCTGCTTTgctttctgtttttttttgttgacTCGCTGTTCAATCTCCTACTTTTCCTTCTGTTGTTAAAATAAggtattatatatttatacaACCCTATAAAAAGCAATTAGTCAATTTTCCAATCCTACGAAGACAGGAACTGAACAAACTATAAGGGCGTTCTTTCTTCtgtattatatatatatttgcaACTATGGGTTCATGTTGTAGTTGCTTGAAAGATTCTTCAGACGAGGCCAGTGTCTCACCAATTGCCGATAATGAAAGAGAAGCGGTGACCTTATTACTAGGGTATTTGGAAGATAAAGATCAATTAGACTTCTACTCAGGCGGTCCACTGAAGGCCCTAACGACTTTGGTGTATTCAGATAATCTAAATCTGCAAAGGAGCGCCGCTCTGGCATTCGCAGAAATTACTGAAAAATACGTCCGCCAAGTCTCTAGAGAAGTACTAGAACCTAtcttaatattattacaaaGTCAAGACCCACAAATTCAAGTGGCCGCTTGTGCGGCCCTGGGTAATTTGGCCgttaataatgaaaataaattattgataGTGG encodes:
- the EDC3 gene encoding Edc3p (Non-essential conserved protein with a role in mRNA decapping~similar to YEL015W); translated protein: MSQFVGFGVQVELKDGKLIQGKIAKATSKGLTLNDVQFGDGGKSQAFKVRASRLKDLKVLTVASQSGKRKQQRQQQQQSDYNQNRGEHIDWQDDDVSKIKQQEDFDFQRNLGMFNKKDVFAQLKQNDDILPEDRLQGHNRKQPQSQQNNYQNDELVIPDAKKDSWNKISSKSEQSTHQSQPQQDDQDDVVLDDDEHEYDVDDIDDPRYLPITQSLNITHLIHSATSSPSIDDKTKNTVINDKDQVLAKLGQMIISQSRSNSTSLPAANKQTTIRSKNTKQNIPMATPVQLLEMESITSEFFSINSAVLLENFAVNSSFFLKQKLGGRARLRLQNSNPEPLVVILASDSNRSGAKALALGRHLCQTGHIRVITLFTCSQNELQDSMVKQQTEIYKKCGGKIVNSVSSLESAMETLNSPVEMVIDAMQGYDCTLSDLAGTSEVIESRIKSMISWCNKQRGSTKVWSLDIPNGFDAGSGLPDIFFPDRIEATGIICSGWPLIAINNLITNLPSLEDAVLIDMGIPQGAYSQRTSLRKFQNCDLFVTDGSLLLDL